GCAATTGCTGTGCaatgattttttcaaaatagcCTGAAGAATATAATGTCATGAATTTTATagtacaaataaaaacaatttaaatgtttttcaatTATGAATAAACCTGAAGAAGTCCGTGGGGTGCAATTTCAATAGTTATTGCGTTATTTGGTAACATGGTCAAGACTTCTTCGAATAAAACGGAGGAAAGAAGATTATTGGTATGATATTCCGCCGATGACAGGAGCGCTCTATCTGATTTCCATTCATTTTTCGGAACAGAGGTGCATAGCCAACGTTTACTACGAGTTTTCGGATGAGGAAGAACTTTTTTCAAGTATTCCAACAATTTTTGACCAGCCGGTGCAATGTAACGACTATGATAAGCAATATTACCAGATGGCACGGCTTTAGCGAATATTCCTTTCTCCTAAAATGGGAATAAAGATCGTTAGTTTTACATTACTATTACaatcaaaattgttttttagACGACTTCTTAAAGTTTACCTGTAATCCTTTGACAAAAGCTTTTACGGATTCAGTTGGTCCACTTATGGTAGAACTATCAGCACTATTATGACAAGCAACATCGATGTCTTCGGGACAAAGATGTTTCACCTGTTCATAACCAAGACCAACTGCTGCCATAGAGCCATGTATCAAATCGCTTTCTTTCGATGCCAGACCTCGAGATAGAGCGCACAAAATCATTTCCTCAGCGGTGAAACAACCATCCGCGTAAGAACAACCCAGTTCACCCACAGAATGACCGATCATATAATTTGGTTTCACACCGACTGCGTATAAAATATCCACTAGGCCAATCtacgtaaaaagaataataaaaacacaatttatttgaaaaagaagaacactACAGGGCGCTTAGTGATATAAGACAATGAATTACTTGGACAGCCGCTATTCCcagaaaacaatttataatattatcgtatatcGTTGGATCTTTGTCACATAAAATTTTCACAATATCATATCCTCGAGGTTTTAAAACTTCATCgcatttttttattgcttcTGCAAAGATTGGTATCTTCATCAGAGATTCGCCtgaaagagataatattaaatttatatcgtgTTATACAACTTCTTGCAGATTTAAATGAAAGTATTTGTCATACCCATCCCGGTCCATTGTGAACCCATCCCCGAAAAAACGAACCAGATCTCTTGAGATTGTTCAATAATAGGTACAATTTcttctacaattttttctgGATTTGTTTTACCATCTGGTGGCATTAATATATATCCACGAAACAAAGAGTTATTTAATGGTTTTTCATTAAGATCAAAGATCAACTGTTTGAATTCCTCGTCTTcataattcttctttaactAAACGTAAGTGAAGCGTGAATCATGATCTTTAAGTatgatatatcgaataaaacatACATCGTTCACTTACTGCATTAAAGATCTCTGTTAACATTTCCTTATTTCGAACAGACATTGTGCAAAGTCGAGGTATATCATTCATTgaaagttctttctttttcttatttttcggGTGACGTTTTAGAATAATGTGAGAAAAGGAGCCACCATAAGAGATAGTGTTTACGGCAGCGTAACCATCCGTCCAAGGTGTCGGTTTTGTAACGACTTTTACTCGTCCATCGCGAAGACAATTAGCATCCTCTGGAGGTTCCTCGTAATGAAGATTCGGAGGTAtaacttctttttccataGCAATGAGTACCTAAAAATTATGGATTAACTTAATACacaataatcaaataaattaatattaaatacttaaaatattttgaaggagagaaagagagaaaaaatgtaccttaataatcgaatttattgtATTAGTACAACTTGAATGACCAATATTTGACTTGATCGATCCTATTAGAAGAGGATTGGAAGAACTTCGATCTTGACCATAAACAAGATCTATCGCCTTCAATTCCTCCCGATCTACTTTCTTGATTGCCGAACCATCTGCTTCGATATAACTTATGTCGCTCGGTTTTAGGCCGTTTTGATCCAACGTTTCCTTCATCATTTGCGCTAGAAACTCAGCGGTATTGTACATCACACTGTTATCTTTCGTACATTCGCCAAACATCACATTTGCACCACTTATCTCGGCGTAAATACGCTTGGCGTCTTTGGCTTTTTGAAGAAAGAGGACACCTACGGATTCGCTGCGCGTATATCCCGATGCTTTTGCATCAAACGATCTAGTTACACCGTCCGATGCTAATAAACctaaaattcgatttttctgATGTTTAAAATGTTTCAATAGTCTCCTCGTTCCgaacattttatttgattgtATTTATTTGACTCTACCTAATTGACCCAACTGATAGGAGATATTCGGAAACAATACAAGGACTCCGGCATCGACTATCGCAGCCTCGCATTCACCAGATTGTATAGATTCGATCGCTTTTTTTAAAGCCATTGCGCTACCAATACAAGCTGATTGGATGGTACAACTTGGACCCACAAAGTCCATAGAAAAGGATATTCTATTTGATGCCATTGTACGAGCGGATCCCAACATACCCAAACCATGTGGCTACATCAATAACATCGATGAGCATTGATCTCCAAATGTTATCCAAcacttatttaataatatgaattcAATTACTAACCTCgtatttttcataaagaaCAGTTTTATCAGACTCTACGAAAGATAATGATGCAAAGACGCCGATGTTCGCTCCACGTACGTCCATCGGATTCAATCCTGCGTCAACGATCGCTTCCCATACAGACGATGATAACATCCTAACTATTGGATCCATCGAATTCGCAAGTCTCGAACTAATgccgaaaaaaatattgtctaattttgtaatatctgGCATTATCCCAATACGTGACGGAACTTGTTGAAATTCTaggaaaaaatcatttaatcgtGCATAGTTCTCGATATTTGCGTAAATAGAATTAAGTTAACGATCATAATCTTACTTTTGGGCCATCTCGAATGATTGTCCGATATACAATCGACACCATTCATAAGGTTTTCAATTAgttcattgatattattactatttggAAATTTTCCGGATATACCAGAAATCACAATTGCGTCGTCATCCAATTTTTCTGGAGCCATATTAATTGAGATATATACTTTAAGAGAGAAGAACTAAAATTGCGGAGTAATAAATACGACTGATTCGACAAACGATTGTCATTTACATAACAATATTTCATTGGGAATCACCTTTTTATACTGTCGATGACATAATTTTCTAGGAGTGGGAATTATTGACATTTGCAAGTACAATGTTATGTTTCCAATACTCATCGTTAAAAAAGAGGTAGGGTCAAAGTTACTACTATTTCGAACGCGCGTactaaaaatgattgaaagcAATTTTCAAATTCAATTCAATCAGCTAACtttcaattaaattctttttcttttttttttcttactatttacttttaagtgaaatacaaataaaatattaatttatattaataggaTAAATGATTTCGACAAAAAAATCGCACGGAAAGTTTCTTACAAAGAGATTCTTACTCGGAGAATacagaaagatttttatataataaatcttcgtctcaaatgtattaatataaagtgTTACCgacagaaaatatttcttcacggattttataaaaaaattttctttcataacaTATGTTGTTTTGATATTAAACATGACCAGGTAAATTACatataagtattaataaaatgctAATGTATGTGTCGACACGACAATACGATATTCAATTCACTACGCAATAAAAGACGtaactatttaaaattttaatatccaaCATACTTCcaattcaaattttattgtaatattttgaaaatgtattcAAATACGACAtacatcgataataattctattttttttttctttcttttcgtaatatttgttTGTGCGagcaaagaatgaaaaaaaaataaatatatcatttatataaatataagaaatttatataatttatataaattgatattaattggtattaatattaatattataaaaactaaagtggacgagataattaaaataagatcatatctttcaatttaccattttataaattgtgaaaatttgtttacattaatatgtatgtatgtaagtatgtatatatatatatatatatatatatatatatatatatatttctaaatgaaaTAAGTCTTTTTCAATAGTCTGAGATTATGATACCTTTATAAAGATATCTTTTGTTAAGACGTTATTcacaatgaaaattaaaaaattaaaattgttgaaCATTGTactctaaaaataaaacaacacgtactatacttttttaaatattatcattatcaatgtaatttattcgtacgaattttttaaaagcgCCCAATGATAGGCAATCGTTGCTTTATTGTTATACAACATGTATACATCATACAGGagcttgaaaaaatatttctcaaggTAGATGACGCTCATAATCGATACTCATTAatcattatcgattattacattatgattattaaaatataatgaatatatagttactatcgtaaataataatgatgatgatcgtACATCCTCTCgttattcttaaaaatattgatgtttttatattaatgatatattttcttttttaataatgatctcCATTGCAATTTTGTAATAGTATTCAAATCTTGGCACATCAAATAGAATGGAGCATTTACATGATATATCGACTCGTTCATATGTAAATAGAATGAGTTCAAGTAAAGTACTTCTGTAATGTCTATGATAAAATACTTCTGTAATATCTgtgatgatataatatataataaaatattctttcattttttatatcaagttattgtaaaaatgtttttatatttaatatattacggtcataaaattaatattataagaaatattttatttgaacattttttgGCCTATTTTATCATGtactattctttattttattgtctATCCAATAAAATGCATGCATTTGACTAcgtaattatatgatatagcTAATCACAATGTATCAATTTTTGAACCATCAAAAATCAGGAAATATTTCTAGATACGACCTTGCTTCAAATACTTTGACATTCCagaaaaagtatgtatatatttttttatttaataatatatgtatattgttttacttttctccatgatcttttttttattatataagatatctattgatatcttatatttgtaactattaatttttttaatctaagttaataataatatattaatcatgCTTATCTCTTACTTTTAGATAACCTCTAACATTTCatcaattttctatatattgatgtaaaatgaaatactttCTGTGCttttacaagaaaagaaatgttatgaaagagaaatacttaataaaaaatataatgatgtattttttaaagtgctattgaaaatattcagaaattaatatctatatcaaataaaaattgcatataaattatatacataaaagagagacaatttaagaattaatttgaaaGCACTTGTtcataattgaatatatttttgttaaaaaatggagaaagataaTCTGAAAATATTAGTATATCAAGAACAATCAGAGAGcaaaataaatcaatgttGGCAATGTCTTACAGAATCATCTAATACAAACTCAGTACCAACGAACAATTATACAAATGAATCACGAAATTTTAAGAATAtgctatatatacaaaatacatataattctaGTAATGAACTTTTgccaaataaattaattaatctaataaaattagatttgTCTGACAATTATTTAAAGGATCTACCTGATTATTtagatgtattaaaaaatctacAACATCtcattcttaataataatcaacttTCATATTTGCCAAGTATAATTGGAGATctggaaaaattaatatctttaaaagtACATAACAACAACATAACAGAAGTTTCagaaaatattggaaattTATCAAATCTTGAAGATTTGGATTTAAGttctaataaattaacagACATTCCATGTacttataaaatgttaaatagattaaaatatctttctcttgctaataacaattttatatgtattcctGATTGCCTCAGAATAGGAATGTGCAACTTGgaaatattagatttatcACAAAATAGTCATATTATGTTGAATGTTCCATTATGCAGTATGaagattaaaagattttatgcaaaagaaaatgatatctgCCCATCATTTGTAAATTGGATGTTTactaacaaatattataaattggaAGAAGTATTATTAGATTATACAGTGTTtcagaaatttaattttccaaGTGAAGAAATATcagttttaaatattaaaaaattatccatGGTACAATGTAAATTGTCTGAACAATTTTTAAGCGAAATCATTAAAAGACTAAAATGTCTTGAAAGTTTAAATATTGGTA
The Vespula pensylvanica isolate Volc-1 chromosome 4, ASM1446617v1, whole genome shotgun sequence DNA segment above includes these coding regions:
- the LOC122628334 gene encoding leucine-rich repeat protein SHOC-2-like isoform X2, with protein sequence MEKDNLKILVYQEQSESKINQCWQCLTESSNTNSVPTNNYTNESRNFKNMLYIQNTYNSSNELLPNKLINLIKLDLSDNYLKDLPDYLDVLKNLQHLILNNNQLSYLPSIIGDLEKLISLKVHNNNITEVSENIGNLSNLEDLDLSSNKLTDIPCTYKMLNRLKYLSLANNNFICIPDCLRIGMCNLEILDLSQNSHIMLNVPLCSMKIKRFYAKENDICPSFVNWMFTNKYYKLEEVLLDYTVFQKFNFPSEEISVLNIKKLSMVQCKLSEQFLSEIIKRLKCLESLNIGNNEITMKGNTFWVLPIQDIKNKSNVKEINACKTNIPMIPKCINEFLALVTIDASFNYITWLPDEICDLHNLQNLIINNNLLVSLPDSIGQLTSLKTLKASYNALTCLPSSMMHLNNLQFLDLYDNEFYAATDININITCLQGIDLEQNYFSTNDLPITKSYYENLRIALLEYWNKEYREVGLKKKSECRDSNESLHSFYTYNTNDDELQEIENSSEWVEENWDDSENSADEFDPNEYWEPKPRQCSPIFAYKRQIFQSYFCPSDLHAKSIGQFEDV